In the Colletotrichum lupini chromosome 1, complete sequence genome, one interval contains:
- a CDS encoding heterokaryon incompatibility protein Het-C: MASSGLGRGSILLAFCLLLVLLPGRAAAFGAGNIPSIAQVEGHNWRHGDIEDMLKTIAFLHGKKWTSMLVSRVYFGNWLRDYSQAVDVGSLKGVNAPTIRILVWVLSFMAFGYATEEFEVTEERLGVYRPEEHIDNPLGYADGMDARKFDPRLRGPVDPVETQIDPRTGMKNYIANESGGWATSAGYLRFSFARSIHFGRVYTSGSRGSGKEADLCEALRCLGQALHCMEDFSAHSNYCELALRELGYHDVYPHCGTQTEINLNGRRVYPIVTGTFGAVDFLHSVLGEATDHFTQSEVDEMNVALKNAEGMSANITGGGTGSRGFLGIGSSKPNDFISLVGQLPGIGGDLASQARDLQAQSSAQEQQNTRSGGDLSRGDLSRESSNQVPGMSTNFDPVETARKIYPILQFRDKIVKSISNLISKIPGLEKLLDHISETLTAFILGLLAPFVRPIITQVSKVLKDGSSTVIDASSNSQLEPWKNPNCSDPTHSMLSKDHFTNILNSCAGRVAATILQYVVPRILYAWENPGVPVDEVVNDVLRAFHHPAARDERVQIQRDMFETVRKWANESTLKHELSHLLSSESVKAGKNHILTGGDGTKSVGGHTHSHGAFDSFGELGHGKVQGSLWNQIRTRDLSSMEGDDRKPLSSSPLPSSQQDYGYHQSGGDTSHHYSASQSQGQASGYYGGGHSEPQGYGQQQQQHQPPPGQWGPPQPPQGYGGPGYGGPPAGYGGPGYGGPGYGGPPQPQYPPHHGGPPPPHHQQGGGGWSQYPGQHRY; this comes from the exons ATGGCGTCATCCGGTCTCGGGAGAGGTTCCATCCTCCTCGCCTTCTGCTTGCTTCTGGTGCTTCTGCCAGGTCGCGCCGCTGCCTTTGGCGCCGGCAATATCCCCTCTATTGCCCAG GTCGAGGGTCACAATTGGCGTCATGGAG ATATCGAGGACATGCTCAAGACCATTGCTTTCTTGCATGGCAAGAAATGGACCTCCATGTTGGTATCCCGAGTCTACTTTGGCAACTGGCTTCGAGACTATTCCCAAGCCGTCGACGTGGGCAGCTTGAAGGGAGTCAACGCTCCCACCATCAGAATCCTG GTATGGGTACTCTCCTTCATGGCCTTTGGCTATGCGACGGAGGAATTCGAGGTCACCGAGGAGCGCCTTGGCGTCTACCGCCCAGAGGAACACATCGACAACCCCCTGGGCTACGCTGACGGCATGGACGCGCGCAAGTTCGACCCTCGCCTGCGCGGTCCCGTTGACCCGGTCGAGACACAGATAGATCCCCGCACTGGCATGAAGAACTACATTGCCAATGAGTCTGGCGGTTGGGCGACCAGTGCTGGCTACTTGCGCTTCAGTTTCGCCCGCAGCATCCATTTCGGCCGGGTTTATACCAGCGGCTCGCGGGGTTCAGGAAAAGAAGCTGATCTCTGCGAGGCACTGCGCTGTCTTGGACAGGCTCTCCATTGTATGGAGGACTTCAGCGCGCACAGCAACTACTGCGAGCTTGCGCTTCGAGAGCTGGGCTACCACGACGTCTACCCTCACTGCGGTACTCAAACTGAAATCAACCTGAATGGCCGCCGTGTCTACCCTATCGTAACGGGTACCTTCGGTGCTGTGGACTTCTTGCACTCTGTTCTCGGAGAAGCTACGGACCACTTCACGCAATCTGAGGTAGACGAAATGAATGTCGCCCTGAAGAATGCCGAGGGTATGTCTGCGAACATCACTGGTGGCGGCACTGGATCTCGTGGCTTCTTGGGGATTGGGTCCTCGAAGCCGAACGACTTCATCTCCCTCGTCGGCCAGCTTCCTGGTATTGGTGGAGATTTGGCAAGCCAGGCTCGTGATTTGCAGGCCCAGTCCAGTGCACAGGAGCAGCAAAACACTCGGTCTGGAGGCGACCTCAGCCGTGGTGACTTAAGCCGCGAGAGTTCCAATCAGGTACCTGGTATGAGCACCAATTTCGACCCTGTCGAGACCGCGCGCAAGATCTATCCGATTCTTCAGTTCCGCGACAAGATTGTCAAGTCCATCAGCAACCTCATCTCCAAGATCCCGGGTCTGGAGAAACTTTTGGATCACATCAGTGAGACGCTGACCGCCTTTATCCTTGGGTTGCTGGCGCCGTTTGTGAGACCCATCATTACACAGGTCTCCAAGGTTCTGAAGGATGGTTCATCTACTGTCATCGACGCAAGCTCGAACTCTCAGCTGGAGCCCTGGAAGAATCCCAACTGCTCTGATCCTACTCACTCCATGCTCTCAAAGGACCATTTCACCAACATCCTGAACTCATGCGCCGGCAGGGTTGCTGCGACTATTCTGCAATATGTCGTCCC GCGAATTCTGTATGCCTGGGAAAATCCGGGTGTTCCTGTTGATGAGGTTGTTAATGACGTCCTCCGGGCTTTCCACCACCCAGCAGCTCGCGATGAGAGAGTCCAAATCCAGAGGGATATGTTCGAGACGGTGCGAAAGTGGGCAAATGAGAGCACCCTCAAGCACGAATTGTCCCACCTGCTCTCGTCCGAGTCTGTCAAGGCTGGCAAGAACCATATCTTGACCGGTGGCGATGGCACGAAGAGCGTTGGAGGTCATACACACTCCCATGGAGCCTTCGACAGCTTTGGAGAGCTGGGACACGGCAAGGTGCAAGGTTCCCTTTGGAACCAGATTCGCACTAGAGATCTCAGCTCCATGGAAGGTGATGACAGGAAGCCCTTGTCAAGCTCTCCCCTCCCTTCATCTCAGCAAGACTATGGATACCACCAGAGCGGCGGTGACACCAGTCACCACTACTCAGCCTCTCAGTCTCAGGGACAGGCTTCTGGCTACTACGGTGGCGGTCATTCCGAACCCCAAGGCTACggtcagcagcagcagcagcaccagcCGCCTCCGGGCCAGTGGGGTCCCCCTCAACCTCCGCAGGGCTATGGCGGACCGGGCTACGGTGGTCCTCCAGCTGGATACGGCGGACCTGGGTACGGGGGACCCGGCTACGGTGGACCGCCGCAACCTCAATACCCTCCTCACCATGGAGGTCCACCCCCACCGCATCACCAGCAGGGTGGCGGCGGCTGGAGCCAGTACCCGGGCCAACACCGCTACTAG
- a CDS encoding protein phosphatase 2C: protein MPALTRCLATRRIPPYHETARILSPPAVRCVNSSLDTGIGTSTDKPTSSALPRHPPRRCYTTQEPTPRRLSIRTRTSLGYEQGSILKTDRLSISTSRRLFHNYFVTHLPSSSLHPDSRTSSGPGHKLPRDASTPHKVTPGSSPVAAALSMPSRDLTVVRIPLKRAKHHFGVFSSRGQRGYNEDTNQAGTINMPAFAKRAPISLQRRPIQKPNEATSADSALGDPQVFYFGIFDGHGGSQCAEFLRDELHGYIEQSSAEFGLQSSLAKSPAPETGRKEEDPNEELFMKTEEDVKDDIRVPEEDKHGVLTNPEREEPMKGAKPVSAKVEDIPKAIKLAQDLVEEYRQTVGGYFRRFNPEYFHLSEEKMNDADEPGVTVESVLMYAFLRADLDFISAQARKPDPDDPQANDRPVNNDEILGVPHKPPSGHGIGGPARFKGGSTASVALISTPTPAPFWHPNAQSTLIVAHVGDTRILLCTTTTGLAQPLTSDHHPTTPTESRRLRRYAPAGSMVSADSFGEDRIAGLANSRAFGDMRSKRIGVSAEPEITRVEIGPAQYSFLVLMSDGISGTLSDQEIVDVIKEARTPEEGAKDVVNYATEVSHDGDNATCLVVRLGGWERRSEGGVGSLGTKEIRDKRRAEALDPRRGKQ from the coding sequence ATGCCAGCTTTAACACGCTGTCTCGCAACGCGACGAATACCGCCGTATCATGAGACGGCGCGGATCCTCTCGCCACCAGCTGTGCGATGTGTGAATTCCTCCCTGGATACCGGCATTGGAACTTCCACCGACAAGCCCACCTCTTCCGCACTCCCCAGGCACCCGCCCCGACGATGCTACACTACCCAAGAGCCAACCCCTCGACGGCTTTCGATTCGGACCCGCACGTCACTCGGTTACGAACAAGGAAGCATACTGAAGACTGACAGACTATCGATCTCGACAAGCCGGCGACTCTTCCATAACTACTTCGTCACCCATCTCCCATCATCTTCTCTGCACCCCGACTCCCGAACGTCATCCGGCCCCGGTCACAAGCTGCCCCGCGATGCTTCGACCCCCCACAAAGTAACGCCGGGGTCATCTCCAGTAGCCGCAGCACTCAGTATGCCAAGCCGAGATCTTACAGTGGTCCGGATCCCGCTCAAGAGAGCTAAGCATCACTTTGGCGTTTTCTCTTCGAGGGGTCAACGGGGGTACAATGAGGACACCAACCAAGCCGGCACAATCAACATGCCGGCTTTTGCCAAAAGGGCCCCTATCAGTCTTCAGAGGCGACCGATCCAGAAACCAAACGAGGCGACATCGGCCGACAGCGCACTTGGTGATCCTCAGGTCTTCTACTTTGGTATATTCGACGGACACGGCGGATCTCAGTGCGCCGAGTTCTTACGTGATGAGCTGCATGGCTACATTGAGCAATCCTCTGCCGAGTTCGGCCTTCAGAGTAGCCTGGCAAAGAGCCCGGCACCAGAGACGGGTCGCAAGGAGGAAGACCCGAATGAGGAGCTTTTTATGAAGACAGAAGAAGATGTCAAGGACGACATACGTGTTCCCGAGGAAGACAAGCATGGCGTCTTGACGAATCCGGAAAGAGAGGAGCCCATGAAAGGGGCCAAACCAGTCTCAGCCAAAGTAGAAGATATCCCGAAGGCTATCAAGTTGGCACAGGATCTTGTGGAAGAGTATCGTCAGACTGTCGGAGGATACTTTCGGCGCTTCAACCCCGAGTACTTCCATTTATCAGAAGAGAAGATGAACGACGCCGACGAGCCTGGGGTGACGGTCGAGTCCGTCCTCATGTACGCCTTCCTCAGAGCAGACTTGGATTTCATCTCTGCCCAGGCACGCAAACCGGATCCCGACGACCCTCAAGCAAACGATCGCCCCGTCAATAACGACGAGATCCTTGGGGTTCCACACAAACCACCATCAGGCCACGGCATCGGTGGCCCGGCTCGCTTCAAGGGCGGATCGACGGCATCCGTCGCTCTCATTTCGACGCCTACTCCAGCACCATTCTGGCATCCTAACGCGCAGTCTACCCTGATTGTCGCTCACGTGGGTGACACCCGTATACTTCTTTGCACAACGACTACCGGCCTCGCACAGCCCCTGACGTCAGATCATCACCCAACCACTCCCACGGAAAGCCGTCGTCTCCGCCGCTATGCGCCGGCCGGTTCAATGGTCTCGGCAGACAGCTTCGGGGAGGACCGGATTGCAGGGTTGGCCAATAGCCGCGCATTCGGCGACATGCGAAGCAAACGCATCGGCGTGTCGGCCGAGCCAGAAATAACCCGCGTCGAGATTGGTCCAGCGCAGTATTCCTTCCTAGTGCTCATGAGCGACGGCATCTCAGGCACACTCAGCGATCAGGAGATTGTCGACGTGATCAAGGAGGCCAGGACGCCCGAAGAGGGTGCCAAGGATGTCGTCAACTATGCCACCGAGGTCTCCCACGACGGCGACAACGCCACCTGTCTGGTAGTTAGACTCGGCGGCTGGGAGCGAAGGTCGGAGGGCGGGGTCGGTAGTCTCGGCACCAAGGAGATCCGTGACAAGAGGAGGGCAGAGGCGCTGGATCCCCGGCGCGGCAAGCAGTAA
- a CDS encoding iron permease FTR1 family protein — protein sequence MTVDVFSVPVFLVVFRESLETVIIVSVLLAFLKQTLDGPNRDVAVYKALRRQVWLGTGIGFLICLVAAAVVIAVFYKVGRNSWEAHELYYEGAFSLLAAVIITIMGAALLRIGKMQEKWRVKLAKAMESPVKTGASRGWFKRFAEKYAMFILPFITVLREGIEAIVFVAGVSFSAPASAVPLPAIVGLIVGAFVGYLLYKGGSTAKLQVFLVISTCLLYLVAAGLFSRAVGDFEQQEWNKVVGGDAAELGNGPGSYDIDKSVWHVNCCSPDLNGGGGWGIFNAVLGWTNSATYGSVISYNVYWIFVIGCFLLMRFHETKGHWPFMKAKVPREADRRLSDDRSGSEQASTSEKDKGAATTKTVTASS from the exons ATGACCGTCGACGTGTTTTCCGTACCAGTATTCCTGGTCGTCTTTCGAGAGTCTCTCGAAACCGTCATCATCGTGTCGGTTTTGCTGGCTTTCCTCAAGCAGACTCTTGATGGACCCAACAGAGATGTAGCCGTGTACAAGGCCTTGCGCAGACAG GTATGGCTCGGTACAGGTATCGGTTTCTTGATATGCTTGGTCGCCGCAGCTGTCGTCATCGCCGTCTTCTACAAGGTCGGCCGAAACAGTTGGGAGGCCCACGAGCTCTACTACGAAGGtgccttttctctactcgcCGCCGTCATTATCACCATCATGGGTGCTGCTCTACTTCGCATTGGTAAAATGCAGGAGAAGTGGCGCGTCAAGTTGGCAAAGGCAATGGAGTCTCCCGTCAAGACTGGTGCGAGCCGGGGCTGGTTCAAGCGCTTCGCCGAAAAGTACGCCATGTTCATCCTGCCCTTCATCACCGTGCTTCGTGAAGGCATCGAGGCAATTGTTTTCGTCGCTGGCGTCTCCTTCTCTGCGCCCGCGTCTGCTGTGCCGCTGCCCGCCATCGTCGGGTTGATTGTAGGCGCCTTTGTCGGCTACCTCCTTTACAA GGGAGGATCCACGGCCAAGCTGCAAGTGTTCCTTGTCATCTCCACGTGTCTCTTGTACCTCGTTGCCGCTGGTCTCTTTTCCAGGGCAGTAGGTGACTTTGAGCAGCAAGAATGGAACAAGGTTGTCGGCGGTGACGCTGCAGAGCTTGGGAATGGACCGGGTTCGTATGACATTGACAAGAGCGTGTGGCACGTAAAC TGCTGCAGCCCAGATCTCAACGGTGGCGGCGGATGGGGTATCTTTAATGCCGTCCTCGGATGGACAAACTCGGCAACGTACGGCTCCGTGATCTCATACAATGTCTACTGGATCTTCGTCATCGGCTGCTTCCTCCTCATGAGATTCCACGAGACCAAGGGGCACTGGCCTTTCATGAAGGCAAAGGTCCCACGGGAAGCCGACAGGCGTCTTTCCGATGACCGTAGCGGAAGCGAGCAGGCGAGCACATCTGAGAAGGATAAGGGGGCAGCGACCACGAAGACAGTGACCGCTTCGTCGTGA